The Microplitis mediator isolate UGA2020A chromosome 10, iyMicMedi2.1, whole genome shotgun sequence genomic sequence tgtcaattttttgtattgtTATAATGAACATTCCATAAGAAGCTAATGTTAAACGAACTTTAATTAGTCtgtaagaaatattattattagtctTTAGTTGTATATTGCATAGCGAGTGAGTTAGGTGAGTCTTTAAATGGGAAGCACATTGTTTTTAACACGAATCGTAGGTGCACACGACGAGTGCCAACGAGTGCTTAGTGTGCACCGGAGACGAGTGCTAAGAACATTACGTTTGACGGATGAAGACTTATCCCACGTGCTATGCACTAtactttattcaacaaatGTCTGATTTTTGCGAATCATTATATCAGCAAAGTAAACCCTAAATCAGGTGGGGATCAATATGATACTAGTTCTTGGTTTCTCTTATCActcatttcttatttattttaatttataaaatataaccaACGTAATTATACGTTGACGCTAACATGAAAGTTGTTAGATTGATTATACTACCCCATAAACACACGCTGTTGAGGAACATAGGAACATGGGACGCCATTTGCTTTATGACGAATTATTAACCACCGATCAGTAATCGGTCTTCTAGGGTTTGCTTTGCAGATATGAGAAGTCGCGATAATCAGGCATGCGttgaataaaaactattattattataattattattattatggtgGTCATgcttttaattatgattatgacTTTTAATCAGCGCCAAGCTACAGAAagttttagaaataattaagtGTAGCCAACTTTTTCAtctatttataaaagttatggttattttgttttattctccgagtcaaaattaaaaaagtgatttgAGCCTCCAAATCCTACATGAGGGTAAGGAGGTTCAAATCATGTTTTTAGAATATGAAGATCCATGTATTAAAAAGGTAATTTGAACCTAAACGTGGTAACTTTGTCCACTTTTACCGAGTTTAggttcaaatcatctttttaaaaaggtaAAATGAGCCTCCAGAGCCTAAATTTATAGATCGAGAAAGACTCTCATCGGATCGCGTACAATTGGTGAAGAAACAGAAGGGAAAAGGGGGCCACTAATTAGAAATAGCCACcatgatcgaaaaaaaattgaaatttaaaaattccaaaaataactTCTTAGCAATAAATGTTTTGTtgtgagttaaaaaataacaaaaattaaaatattaataataatagttaaacTTATACGAGTAGGCGTTCGAATGGAATAGTACTATGTcattcgaaattcgaattgaataattagagcCTTTGACTTATTagtatatgattaattaattattttatatgaacaATAAATACAAACGAAGTATTGGAAAACGGAAACTGCCgaagaattcgaaaaaaactgCTGAAAAATAATCTGCTGCCGCCGGGATTCGAAACCACGACCTTACGAATATGAAGCACAACCACTGCCGCAATGCTACTCGGACGCTCATGATCAGTTGGAAATATCTTTatgtataacaataatatcatgCTAAAGAATTGAGCTCATTCGAAGTTACAGATTAAAAGTATGGTAGGCCATGGAGGGTTAAAATACCATTTTAAAAAGGTGATTAAGTCCTCCATGCCCTTTGTTTAGGACATCAAGGACTTAAAtagcattttaaaataaatggtaGGCCATAGAGGGTTAAAATACCAttttaaaaaggtgatttacTCCTTCATACGCTACTTTTAGGACATCGAGGacttaaataacatattacaTTCAGCGGCAAGTGCAACATCAAAAGAACTGAGGCTTTGGAGGCTCAAActactgttttaattttgactcgggtcctcacatcaaaattcaaaattattggaAACTAATTTtactaatgaaataatttttattaatgttataAAAACTTACATATTTTGAACATATATGCAAtacatattgaaaattaaaaatcacagAAGAATAACGTTTCTTTGATTTCAAATTgttgcaaaatttttaaagcaaaagaaaatagaaataagAGCTTAAAgtgattaaaagtaattttttttatcatttgaatgaaattgacttttgtttttttcgctcttattaatttgatttactTTCGGCATCGTACGATgaaaattacttatataagtttttataatttgtggACTGCGACCtggtaaaatattatactgagctttaaatttttttattagttgaaACGAAGGAAGGCTTTTCGTTCTTAAATACTCAGCAAAGTAACgttgaattgtttttttttcatcttcacTCCAGCGAGCTcgagtgatttttttagattcagctgaattttttgttacttGTGTTTTAAAAGTAACTTTAGCTTTAgatgtaattttgaaattcgagTCCTTTGATGAATTAACAGTATCACTCTTATCTTGATGATCGTCAACATGAGACTGGTTATTACTCGATGTGTCTGCAATATAATAGCATACGTTTCAATGAAAGtacttaaaagttaattaaaagtcAAATATTTATGTGTGCATCCTAGGTCGTGTCATTTTAgggcaacttttttttcaacacattAACAGCTCCTGTACTTGCAGGAAGGTAATTGTCTTACCTTATTATCTTGTCGATAATAGTCGAAATTAAAgcctttaatattaatattaacaggtGTCTcatcgcgattttctattcgctatttaaataataccataggaaaaaaaaattttgagcttggaattttataccttggcaatggctcattgtatAGATAAGTTCAAGATATATTTACGTAGAAAATGGAACGCTCTACGGAAAAAAGTTTCGTATTATTTCTTGATAAAtctatctgttcaaaagttattaaagcttaaagtcaaatttgtagtaaatttcgacTTCTTTtgacttttccggtgaaactgtcagacttatcacaaaattttgtgaaatcttttttgtagacaattttattcccgacaaattatttctgatttttttaaattccgcatttttttctagttactTTCATTTTGATGTTaggctcttaaaatcgatcagaaaactattttttatataagctTGGAATCAAAATGAGAATAACTCAAAAGTTATGCAAAATTCAAAAAGACTTCGTCAGAGATAACTTGTAGAGGATGAAAtggtctacaaaaaatattttataaaattttgggctaAATCTGATGGTTTCGCCGGCaaaataaaaagatctcgaaacttattataaatttgattgaaaGCTTTAATaagatgaatttattaaaaaatgaaaagaaacttttgtagagaattctATTCGCTACGGAAATCTGTCCTGAACTTATTTGTACGATGAGCCATTCCCGAGGTATTAAATTCCAAGCTTAAAAAGTTTTTCCCATATtgtttaaatgggaaatacaAAATTGCGATGAGacagttgttaatatttatatcaaggGCAAAAATTACCCTAAAGTGACACACCCGAGTGTATAAATGAATACTAGTAAACAtcgatattaattaaatcgaCTTCATTAGTAAACCCAGTGCGACTATTTAAGTTTAAGCCTTTACTAtatcttatttttataaattgcattaatgaaattatataaaacagtataaatttgtgaaaaaaaatttgaaataaagtgacattattaaattttgattgctaatttgttaaaaaaaaaaaaataagttcaaaattattgaatttctgTAAATGATGAACACTGGAAGTATCATATTTGGTCGCAAAGTTTGTTCAAAAATAGCAGTctgcaaaattaaaaaatatgttacgTTTGTACAATctactcaaaaaatttctcaagcGATTATTGAAGAAATATATTCGTAGAATCTTTAAGACTTCTACGTATGCAAGAAAAAGCTTAGTCACGGCAATGGttgcttcaaaaattttaagaactttaaGTGAATCAATTActatttttgttcatttaagtaaaatattgaatagaagaaaaataacaactaaaatatatgaaaaaataatttcatgtaTACCTGGAAAACTTGCATTTGTTGAATTTTCAGTCTCTAAGTTATGTGTAGAATTCATAGATATGGTTGAATCATCAGATGAACGATCTGGTTTTTGGGCTATATGTAGAATTTTAGACATATTGAGTATATCAGATTTAGCACGTTGTTGATAAATATtcttatgaatatttatatcatgcCCTAAATAGTCAGCTACTTTTGAAACTTCTCCGGGGTTTAGCTGTAGCTCAGTACACTTCGTAGCAAGTTGTTTACGGAGTCCAGTGCCACGGAGTAAATCTGGTCTTTCAGCTCCACATTCttccgaaaattttcttaaaacaGTACTAGCACAGAGATGAGAATCTTTGTAATAACCTGCTATCCCGAAAACAAATGGGTTTCTAGAACTGACTCCTGCCTCAGTACGAAATTTCAACAACTCAATAAGACCTTTTCGAACTTTTGAATTAAGCAGCAATGGCACATTTTTATGTAGTTTACCACATATTGTAGCACGACCATATTCTTTGGCTGCTTTTTTATCTGACTCAGACAGTAATTCATAACCTTCGTCTTTTTCTGTGATGAATGTCATTTTTTCGTAATCCTGAATTTCAAATCTTTCTAACTCCCCCGCACGTTTTCGATTAAATAACTGCAGTTGCGCTAATAATGCTTCAGCTAGATCACGCCATACGAGTTTACTAAAGTTGGtcttcaattttttacgatttttgctgatttttttatctaaatactCAGATAATCGCTGTATATCGTCTGTTCGAGGTAGTTCGATAACTTTTTGACGTTGTTGCATTATTCTGGTTTCCATCACAGTTCTATTAATGATGTTGGCAAATCCTTGTTTGCATAGAAGTAAAAAGTTTTCAaccttttgttttttttcatcttcgtTGTTAATAATACATTCACTAATATATATCTGTCCCATTTTGTTAATATTGGTAGTAATTTCGGAAGCTCTAGACGGGACTTGATAATACCCAGATTCTTCATCCAAGCCAGCAAACTCGTTGATCGCGTCAATAACTGCATGATATTTTATCGGATCAAATATAGAAGCAAAGTCACTAACAGTAGGCTCTTTTCGTTTCACTACCGTAAAAAATCGTGCAATTAAGCTTAATTTTCCTCGAATCATTTGAGCGAGATTACGCTTTTTATACTTCATACACTCTTCGTtaccaaataaaataatcaataaatcatATCTGATGAGACGAAcgtgattttttaacttcattgCGGGTAGAATTTTATAACGCATATCTTTGGAAGCACGTTGATGTATTTGCCCTTGTAGCTTACGTGCTTTAGCAAGAATACCTTTACTATTGGCAGCATTACCCTTACAAGCAGGGTAGTGATGACGAAGATTGTTTTTTGTATACCATCCTTTGCAATTTGAACATGGTGCAAAATTCCCACCAGATTGTTTGCTTTCTTGATTGGGACATCTTACAACTTTAATCACACCAGGTTTATGATCTTTATGATTGTACGTTTGtttcttattaaattcaaaatttcctttttttcgtAACATTCCAATTGCACGCCTACGTtcagctgatttttttttcagatctAAAAAACTTTGAACTTCGGGTTCATCACGATGCTTAATTTCGAAATGACGAGCAATTTTCAAGATTTCttctttacaaaaaatacaaaagtctttttttgaattccctTTGTTACATGTCAATTCAGCGATCACGTCATTGTCATCCCATCCAGAATTTCCGGGCATGTTGAATGAGTTTATAAGTGACGATGAAGTATTTTGAGATCCCTGACTAACTCTAGGAGGTAAATTACTATTGTGTAAGTCATTGTCTCCATTTTCATCCTCAGACTGATCTTCGCATAGTTCGCTTTCATTCTCAATGGATTCATTGTCAGATTCTGTAGCTTTGTAAGATTTATCCGAATCGTCTCCTGATTCCTCTATTTCATTTTCTGTAAGAcctgtataaaattatttaaactaactATCGTTGAAATTAACCCAATATAAATTAGGTGATCTTAACTATACACGTAACAAAATATTGAGTTGAATTTACTATAATCGAGAATATATCTTCTAGAAATTAGTAATATATAGGTTAACTTGAAATAATGTGATGTACAAAAGAAAAAGATTTTTCGGCGCAAGAAGTATTTACTtgctgggaaaaattttttacattataaagtgaaaaaaaattttttgggacacagaaaaaatttttctcactaagaatttttttcttcatttcatGATGCAAAATACTTCTTgcgtccaaaaattattttttctgtatataaCGATTACTACtataaagttttttgtatACTGTACTGCtataatataaagtattaTCAATAGTAGATATTTCATGCCCGTTAGcatatttgtattaaaatgtTAAGGACTATACTGCATTAAATTCGACCACtcatttttttacgtgtaaatattaaaatcatgCAGTACCCAAAtgattaagttttaaaaaacaaaataattaaaattgattatgAACTCAATAAATTCCAttgtaaaaagtttttgtttaattaataaatacattaattcAAGTAAGTAACTCACTGGTTTCATCTGCAGATACTTTCTTATTATTCTTACACGAACGGATTCTAGTCATAATTCTTTCGTCATTGTGGTTAATACTTGGAATTACAGTGGAAATGTCATCTGCCattgcgtaatcacaactgGACTGACTGACGTGATGTGCACTTGATACTTTTCTCTGATACATTTCTAGCTCTTAAAGTTACGAAAAACACATGTAAATTAATGTTAAACCCTAATTTATCGTGAGGTTCAAGAAAATAAgatgttttcaatttattgatgaaatttcaaattattaaaaaaagttgttagAAAATTTAGAATATGATGTATGGAAAAACTTTTCAAAGCTTTGGTCAGGTTTTGACGGGGCATTCGCCCTGATAAATTCTCAATATTACTAAAagacatgaaaatttttcttttttaataaattcacagACAAATCGTTAGACATACTTTAGCACACGAATTAAGTTTAGATCGAATGTCATTAactacttcaaaaattttgtttaaaaaaaaaatacattagttatttataatcTTAGTAGTTCATGATGACTCAAAGTCTTAGactgcaaaatattttttttttcttactcttTAAAAATGCATTATTTAGAATGTAATGATATTTACTGTGCAATAGAAGTTCCATAATAccgatagtttaattatttttgattgagGTTTCCAGTGGTATGAAAATTCTACACACTTCGAAAATCCATATCCatacacataaaaaaatttttgttttatccttagtacaattttttttttttacatttatttcgattttaaCAGAATAACCGTATCTTTAAGATTAATCGCCGGTTAttttgatagtaatttttatccatGTAACCACaactagaattaaaaatacctAAATGCTAAATATCTTAAGTTTGAATGctcaaatttcataattttgtataaaaccacttttccatcaatatcattatttgcttatttttgatatcagagcaaaaatgttcaatttcAGTTTCAGCAATAATCTTGAGGTCTTATTATGATAGTGccaattttttcattacgaGAATTTAATAACCCACACTAATACGTTTTAGCATTTAgtttgatattaaatttgaatttgcgCTCAAAATGTTACTTCTTTTTACTCTTAATAAATACCTCGGTcattataaatgataataagaACTTTCACGTCACTAAGATTATACTTACTTATTTTAGGTGTACTTGATTGCGAGACTTTAAACATCTTTAAATCGATCGGTGATATTGTTATATTTGACGTCACCCGAATGTTTTTAGTATTCTCGACATTATTGTTATCCAAAAATGTTACAGTTTTCTCtgttagtgaaaaaaattgtgaatgaTTATCTTATGGTTGTAAACAATCCAATAATATTCCATAATAAAAGTCatcatttaaaaacttttgtcGGTTgtagataaattttcataaaaattagtatattcatttcaaataagaataatataaCTAATAAGaaatagacaaaaaaaatttatggaagaaatattttttttaattgcgaagtctaatattaaaaaaacgttATGAAAAACATCACCGAGTTCAGATTTTGCTGTCTCTTTTTGTTAAATGTTTACACCAGCAGAtattattctaatttttccTCTCTTATATATTCCGCAAGGTTATTTTACTGAGTATCctcaaaaaatacatataaatatatgacacTTACCATGACAGTTTGTTTGGAGTATGAGAGGAATGGGTTCTGGATTTGGCATGCAGGTTTTTTGTCTTTGGAGGATCAATCGAGGATTATTTTGGTTGAGGTTATTACAGACTtcatttaatagtaatttattacctagcaaataattttttacgaaaataaagttaataataacCTATTTGTAATAATTAGGAGATATAAAGCCGAAAGATTGATTGATACCTACCATACtggcaaataaatttaattttctttttacaaatattatctctttttttattttcggatATGTGCCGACTTTTATGCACGCAATAGTGCTTTGCTTTATTACGTACTAAAGCAAATAATTTTGTCATTGTGATCACTGAAAACTCCAATAATTCCGACCTGATTTTTTTGATTGTGCGTTAGAAAGACGATCAATTAAAATGGCTGATTAGACGCTATCCACTCGAAGAGTCACTCAGTCGTGGGCTATAGCGTAACCGGAACCGGGAAAGTGTGCGTCCATCTCATAACAGTGATTTGCTTCGTACGGTACTCATCGTCAATGAGAAGACAGCACACAATTTAAGGCTGGTATTCATGGTCACACCTTACAGCGAAGAATCGTCCGTGTTATTTATCATGGGTATGGTGATCTTATGCTAGAAGATTTGCCCTAATAGctactttagcttgaaattgacagtaatatgTCActgaaattgcctgaaatttgctgcTCGAATTCGCTGAcgatttgacagcaaaagatgtaaagaaaaatttgttgttCAGTTTTGCCTAATTTAGAGCTCactttttactagaaaaaaaaaagttcgcaATGTTCACATTCTTAATATTTCAGAAAGTAAGCAAATTTGTACATAAAAATGTCAACAAATTGAGGGcgaaaaaatactttacaatttttcaagtcaaattaacaataaatgggtataaaaatttgcctgaaaatcgacgacaaatttttcttagtcAACTTTAAAGTAAATCTGCATTCtgattcgggtagtaaatttacgtcaaattgaaTAGCataaattcaaggaaacttttgtacagCAAACTGTGTTATTAGGGTGATTACGTCAATAGCCACTTTGATTGCAATTTAACGTCAACTTGAAAATTCAACTTGACCAAATTTGGTGGTTGGAATTGGACGGTAAATCGTCAGCAAATATTAAAGAATAACGTTTCCGGTGATTCtgattgattaattttcaCTGATGTATGTTGCAGTAATATTGTTGTCAGAAAACTGAACTTTGATGCTTATCTGTCGTCAATTTGAATGAGGATCGACTAGGCGAGCTCGGAATTCAGTTTGCTCGAAAattacgaccaatattttgcAACGAAATAAAAGCAAACTTTCGCTGATCAACCTTGGATATCTCAATATGATTATCAGCCTGAATTTCCCTGATTCAAAAATCAACATAAATTTACTGTCGTAACCAGACGTCAAAATAACTGCAAAAATTTGACATACAAGTTAAATAAAGTCAACTTGCAGTCGACTTGAGAGTAATTTCTTTCTTCTCCAATTTTATGGAAACAGCTTAATGACAACGCTCTATGGCAATTTGCTTGCAGATTGTGACAGTAGATTGATGTCAACCTGTAGTACAAGTTGAATTCACATTgtagtcaaaattttaaacgccTGAAGTTGACAACAATGTGTCGTGAAATTGAAGTAAATTGTTACTTGCGCTAATAGGTAGATTGCGTGAGCAGAAGTTTCCTCTAATCTGCCGTTAAGTTAACATCAACTTTAGGCTGGCAAACTTTTAAGTACAATATGACCTCAACTTTAAGTGCAgctcaatataaatatacttccAGACTGTAAAGGTAAGTTGACATAAACATTTATCATCAAGTTGCTTACGAAAAAATTCGAGAGCAAAAGTTGCTTTCAAATTGACGACATGTGGGCATCATTTAACTACCACATATAACTTTTGCGGTCATCTTGATGTCAGGTTGCGggagtaaattttcattgactTGCCATCCAGACAGCTGAAAAAGTAGTTATCTggaatattttctataataatactagctgataataaaaattattaggcaGAAAAGATAATAGACAAAAATGCATACATATTCATTGGAATCATTTGTAAACATCCAGATAGCCAGATTAGCTGAGCAAACGTTCGCTCTGCGAATTTATCTCTGAAGATATTCAAACTTTTGACTAGCGAATGAGtacaaaatcaatttaaacaaaaatattagcCAGAAGTTGTAAAAAAGAAGCTGAAAAACAAGAGTTAATTTCAAACCAAAAAGAAGTTGGGAGAAATTTGACGTCAAATAATTGACCATCAACGCATTGCTGATATCTTGACGTCTATTTCTGACCACAACTTTGTTTTAACTTGTagttaaaagtttaataaaagtatattttttcaacaggttatttgaaattttttaaaagtgcaTTATGTCTCATCGAAAGAACATTTTAATAAagctacaaaaatttaatgtgtTCAAAACTAGACGATCAACATtcccctaatagc encodes the following:
- the LOC130676311 gene encoding uncharacterized protein LOC130676311, producing the protein MTKLFALVRNKAKHYCVHKSRHISENKKRDNICKKKIKFICQYEKTVTFLDNNNVENTKNIRVTSNITISPIDLKMFKVSQSSTPKIKLEMYQRKVSSAHHVSQSSCDYAMADDISTVIPSINHNDERIMTRIRSCKNNKKVSADETSLTENEIEESGDDSDKSYKATESDNESIENESELCEDQSEDENGDNDLHNSNLPPRVSQGSQNTSSSLINSFNMPGNSGWDDNDVIAELTCNKGNSKKDFCIFCKEEILKIARHFEIKHRDEPEVQSFLDLKKKSAERRRAIGMLRKKGNFEFNKKQTYNHKDHKPGVIKVVRCPNQESKQSGGNFAPCSNCKGWYTKNNLRHHYPACKGNAANSKGILAKARKLQGQIHQRASKDMRYKILPAMKLKNHSV
- the LOC130676113 gene encoding uncharacterized protein LOC130676113; the protein is MGQIYISECIINNEDEKKQKVENFLLLCKQGFANIINRTVMETRIMQQRQKVIELPRTDDIQRLSEYLDKKISKNRKKLKTNFSKLVWRDLAEALLAQLQLFNRKRAGELERFEIQDYEKMTFITEKDEGYELLSESDKKAAKEYGRATICGKLHKNVPLLLNSKVRKGLIELLKFRTEAGVSSRNPFVFGIAGYYKDSHLCASTVLRKFSEECGAERPDLLRGTGLRKQLATKCTELQLNPGEVSKVADYLGHDINIHKNIYQQRAKSDILNMSKILHIAQKPDRSSDDSTISMNSTHNLETENSTNASFPDTSSNNQSHVDDHQDKSDTVNSSKDSNFKITSKAKVTFKTQVTKNSAESKKITRARWSEDEKKTIQRYFAEYLRTKSLPSFQLIKKFKAQYNILPGRSPQIIKTYISNFHRTMPKVNQINKSEKNKSQFHSNDKKNYF